A portion of the Gossypium arboreum isolate Shixiya-1 chromosome 8, ASM2569848v2, whole genome shotgun sequence genome contains these proteins:
- the LOC108458921 gene encoding uncharacterized protein LOC108458921, whose translation MSFMLDFHSSKGRPFRFLERWVEHLVFSDFIKENWRVSASTSIVHSEFADQVKRWNKDVYGHIATRKKLLTKKLQSIEIERDIRNSTYLNQVEMEVKGDLENVLHHEEILWRQKARCDWSVLRDRNTNFFHTRTLRRRKQNQITILKTGLGEWIMDEEQLKIEAVNFYTTLHGEHPSPMRDLPFNAFLCITDGDFNLLNNLVSDEEIKVALFDMAPLKAPGSDGYHAFFYQSQWSNTPYPSPRSELGTRHYLT comes from the coding sequence ATGTCTTTCATGCTAGATTTTCATTCTTCAAAAGGGCGTCCGTTCAGATTCTTAGAACGTTGGGTTGAACATCTAGTGTTTTCGGATTTCATTAAAGAGAATTGGAGGGTTTCTGCTAGCACGTCGATAGTACACTCCGAGTTTGCTGATCAAGTTAAAAGATGGAATAAAGATGTGTATGGTCATATTGCTACCCGTAAGAAGCTTCTGACTAAAAAACTTCAAAGCATTGAGATTGAGCGAGATATAAGAAACTCGACATATCTTAATCAAGTTGAGATGGAGGTTAAAGGGGATTTGGAAAATGTGCTGCATCATGAGGAGATACTTTGGCGACAAAAGGCTCGTTGTGACTGGTCAGTTTTGAGGGACCGCAACACAAATTTTTTTCACACGCGCACTTTGAGGAGAAGGAAGCAGAATCAAATCACCATATTAAAGACTGGTTTGGGTGAGTGGATTATGGATGAGGAGCAATTGAAAATTGAAGCAGTTAATTTTTATACTACTTTGCATGGTGAGCACCCTAGTCCGATGAGAGATTTACCCTTTAATGCTTTCCTTTGTATCACTGACGGGGATTTTAATCTCCTTAATAATCTAGTTTCTGATGAGGAAATCAAAGTTGCTCTGTTTGACATGGCACCTTTGAAGGCTCCAGGAAGTGATGGATATCATGCCTTTTTCTATCAAAGTCAATGgtctaacaccccttacccaagtccaAGATCGGagctgggcacgaggcattacttgaCTTAG
- the LOC108459698 gene encoding protein SRG1-like → MAQPIELQPQAITVQELAAINSRQVPERYIREGVGDLDASFPVLDVPTIDLQLLASSSSTSGDEFDKLRSALSSYGCIQAINHGITSAFLDKLREVARQFFALPSEEKKKYSREIGSIEGYGNDMILSEHQILDWTDRLYLILRPEDKQTLKFWPENPESFGGILNDYSTKLHVILEVLLKAMARSLNLEENQFLQQYGDQATMQARFNFYPICPRPDQVLGVKPHADGSVITMLLQDKEVEGLQVLKDDQWFNVPIIPQALLINIGDQAEIMSNGIFKSPVHRVVTNSERERITLAVFCIPHPDQEIQPVEKLINETHPRLYKKVKDYVSLYFQYYQQGRRPMEAALI, encoded by the exons ATGGCTCAACCTATCGAGCTTCAACCACAAGCCATAACCGTGCAGGAACTGGCGGCTATCAACAGTAGACAAGTCCCAGAAAGATACATTCGTGAAGGAGTTGGAGACCTTGATGCCTCTTTCCCAGTGTTGGATGTTCCTACTATAGATCTTCAACTCCTTGCATCTTCATCATCTACCAGTGGAGATGAATTTGACAAACTTAGATCAGCTCTCAGCTCCTACGGTTGCATTCAG GCAATCAATCATGGAATTACAAGTGCATTTCTGGACAAACTGCGAGAAGTTGCTCGCCAATTCTTTGCTCTTCCGtcagaagaaaagaagaaatacTCCAGAGAAATCGGCAGCATTGAAGGGTACGGGAACGACATGATCTTATCTGAGCATCAAATACTCGATTGGACTGATAGATTGTATCTTATACTGCGCCCAGAAGATAAGCAAACACTCAAATTTTGGCCTGAAAATCCTGAATCTTTCGG GGGAATTTTAAATGATTATTCAACGAAACTACATGTGATCCTGGAAGTCCTCTTAAAGGCAATGGCACGGTCACTAAACTTGGAGGAGAACCAGTTTTTGCAACAATATGGAGACCAAGCAACAATGCAAGCAAGATTTAACTTCTATCCTATATGTCCAAGACCAGATCAAGTTCTTGGGGTTAAACCTCATGCAGATGGATCAGTAATCACCATGCTGTTGCAAGACAAAGAAGTGGAAGGTCTTCAAGTCCTGAAAGATGATCAATGGTTTAATGTTCCAATCATACCTCAAGCTCTTCTTATCAACATTGGAGATCAAGCAGAG ATAATGAGCAATGGGATATTCAAGAGCCCAGTACACCGAGTGGTAACAAACTCAGAGAGGGAGAGGATTACTCTAGCTGTTTTCTGCATTCCACATCCAGATCAAGAGATTCAACCAGTGGAAAAGCTCATCAATGAAACTCATCCCAGATTATACAAGAAAGTGAAAGATTATGTCAGTCTCTACTTTCAATACTACCAGCAAGGAAGGAGACCTATGGAAGCAGCACTGATTTGA
- the LOC108460448 gene encoding pyrophosphate-energized vacuolar membrane proton pump, with protein sequence MGASSILPDLGTEILIPVCAVIGIAFSLVQWILVSRVKLSPGRDSGASGNSGAAGKNGYADYLIEEEEGLNDHNVVVKCAEIQNAISEGATSFLFTEYQYVGIFMVAFAILIFLFLGSVEGFSMKSQPCTYDLSRMCKPALATAALSTLSFLLGAVTSVVSGFLGMKIATYANARTTLEARKGVGKAFITAFRSGAVMGFLLAANGLLVLYIAINVFKLYYGDDWGGLFEAITGYGLGGSSMALFGRVGGGIYTKAADVGADLVGKVERNIPEDDPRNPAVIADNVGDNVGDIAGMGSDLFGSYAESSCAALVVASISSFGMNHELTPMLYPLIISSVGIIVCLITTLFATDFFEIKAVDEIEPSLKRQLIISTVLMTIGIGVVSWIALPPSFTIYNFGDQKLVKNWQLFLCVAVGLWAGLIIGFVTEYYTSNAYSPVQDVADSCRTGAATNVIFGLALGYKSCIIPIFAIAISIFVSFSFAAMYGIAVAALGMLSTIATGLAIDAYGPISDNAGGIAEMAGMSHRIRERTDALDAAGNTTAAIGKGFAIGSAALVSLALFGAFVSRAAISTVDVLTPKVFIGLLVGAMLPYWFSAMTMKSVGSAALKMVEEVRRQFNTIPGLMEGTSKPDYATCVKISTDASIKEMIPPGALVMLTPLIVGIFFGVETLSGVLAGSLVSGVQIAISASNTGGAWDNAKKYIEAGASDHARALGPKGSDPHKAAVIGDTIGDPLKDTSGPSLNILIKLMAVESLVFAPFFATHGGLLFKIF encoded by the exons ATGGGGGCCTCCTCGATTTTGCCAGATCTCGGAACCGAGATCCTGATCCCGGTTTGTGCCGTGATTGGAATTGCCTTTTCTCTCGTTCAATGGATTCTCGTTTCCCGGGTCAAGCTCTCTCCCGGTAGAGACTCTGGTGCCTCCGGTAACAGCGGTGCCGCTGGTAAAAACGGCTACGCTGATTACCtcattgaagaagaagaaggtcTCAATGACCATAATGTTGTTGTTAAATGTGCTGAAATACAAAACGCCATCTCTGAAG GTGCAACCTCATTTCTTTTCACTGAGtatcagtatgttggcattttcaTGGTTGCTTTTGCAATCTTGATTTTCCTCTTCCTCGGCTCCGTAGAGGGTTTCAGCATGAAGAGCCAACCTTGCACATATGACCTATCTAGGATGTGCAAGCCTGCCCTTGCCACTGCTGCACTCAGCACCTTATCATTCTTGCTCGGTGCTGTCACTTCAGTTGTTTCTGGCTTTCTTGGGATGAAAATTGCTACCTATGCAAATGCTAGAACCACCCTTGAGGCAAGAAAGGGAGTTGGAAAGGCATTTATTACTGCATTTAGATCTGGTGCTGTCATGGGCTTTCTTCTTGCTGCAAATGGCCTTTTGGTGCTTTACATTGCCATAAATGTATTCAAGCTCTACTATGGTGATGACTGGGGTGGTCTTTTTGAGGCAATCACTGGTTACGGGCTTGGAGGTTCATCCATGGCACTTTTTGGCAGAGTTGGTGGAGGAATCTATACCAAAGCTGCTGATGTGGGTGCTGATCTTGTAGGCAAGGTGGAGAGGAACATTCCCGAGGATGACCCTAGAAACCCTGCA GTGATTGCTGACAATGTTGGGGATAATGTTGGTGATATTGCTGGAATGGGATCTGATCTTTTTGGGTCCTATGCTGAATCATCTTGTGCTGCCCTAGTTGTTGCTTCCATCTCTTCTTTTGGAATGAATCATGAATTGACTCCAATGTTATATCCTCTCATCATCAGTTCTGTCGGTATCATTGTTTGTTTAATCACCACCTTATTTGCAACTGATTTCTTTGAGATCAAGGCTGTTGatgaaattgaaccatcattGAAGAGGCAACTTATAATCTCCACTGTTCTCATGACTATTGGAATCGGAGTTGTTAGTTGGATAGCTCTTCCACCTTCCTTTACCATTTACAATTTTGGAGATCAGAAACTTGTGAAGAACTG GCAACTATTCTTATGTGTTGCTGTTGGTCTTTGGGCTGGCCTAATTATTGGTTTTGTAACTGAGTACTACACTAGCAATGCATACAG CCCTGTACAAGATGTTGCTGATTCCTGCAGGACTGGAGCCGCAACTAATGTTATTTTTGGTCTTGCATTGGGTTACAAGTCTTGCATTATTCCTATTTTTGCTATTGCTATCAGTATTTTTGTTAGTTTTAGCTTTGCTGCTATGTATGGCATTGCTGTTGCTGCCCTTGGAATGCTGAGTACCATAGCTACTGGATTGGCTATTGATGCTTATGGTCCCATCAGTGATAATGCTGGAGGCATTGCTGAAATGGCTGGCATGAGCCATAGAATACGAGAGAGAACTGATGCTCTTGATGCTGCAGGGAACACCACTGCTGCTATTGGAAAG GGTTTTGCCATTGGTTCAGCAGCCCTGGTGTCCCTTGCCCTTTTTGGTGCTTTTGTGAGCCGTGCTGCAATTTCAACAGTTGATGTATTGACCCCTAAAGTTTTTATTGGTTTGCTTGTCGGGGCAATGCTTCCTTACTGGTTCTCTGCTATGACCATGAAGAGTGTGGGAAGTGCAGCTTTGAAGATGGTTGAGGAAGTGCGCAGACAATTCAACACAATCCCAGGTCTCATGGAGGGCACTTCCAAGCCTGACTATGCTACCTGTGTCAAGATCTCTACTGACGCCTCTATCAAAGAAATGATCCCTCCTGGTGCCCTTGTTATGCTCACACCCCTTATTGTTGGGATCTTTTTTGGTGTCGAAACTCTCTCTGGTGTCCTTGCTGGATCTCTCGTCTCTGGTGTCCAG ATTGCTATCTCTGCATCCAACACAGGGGGTGCTTGGGATAACGCTAAGAAGTACATTGAG GCGGGTGCTTCAGACCATGCAAGGGCTCTTGGTCCCAAAGGATCGGATCCACATAAGGCAGCTGTTATTGGTGACACCATTGGAGACCCTCTAAAGGATACATCTGGGCCATCACTGAACATACTCATCAAGCTCATGGCTGTTGAATCACTTGTTTTTGCTCCCTTCTTTGCTACACATGGTGGACTGCTGTTTAAGATATTCTAA